A genomic window from Micromonospora ferruginea includes:
- a CDS encoding cytochrome P450 family protein, with amino-acid sequence MTEDVVPAAELYTDAFAADPYPTFARLRAQRPVCPVGSPRFDSWLITRFDDARTALTDPRLSKDLYGPDQHYLRIFGPNSEGLNRNMLNSDPPEHTRLRRVVSQAFAPRRIEALRPRVAAIVDQLIDKMVPRGEADLMREFAIPLPMTVICELLGVPPADHDRVLDWTQVIRTSGSTSRPPAEERAAVQEAQLRLHDYLADLVRAKRADPADDIIGALVDAVDRDRTLSEAELVTTTFLLLFAGHQTTADFLGNAVLALLTHPEQMELLRSTPRLLPTAIEELLRFDGPLPVASPRIATEDVDYQGVRIPRGAIVGVAINAANHDPAHFTDPDRLDLRRVRGPHLGFGHGVHYCLGVSLARMEALLALSALLRRLPGLRLAVPLAEVRRLPAASPFRGLLELPVAFTV; translated from the coding sequence ATGACCGAGGACGTGGTGCCGGCGGCCGAGCTGTACACGGACGCGTTCGCGGCCGATCCCTATCCCACCTTCGCCCGGCTGCGCGCGCAGCGGCCGGTCTGCCCGGTCGGCTCGCCGCGGTTCGACTCGTGGCTGATCACCCGGTTCGACGACGCGCGCACCGCGCTGACCGACCCGCGGCTGTCCAAGGACCTCTACGGCCCCGACCAGCACTACCTGCGAATCTTCGGCCCGAACTCGGAGGGCCTGAACCGCAACATGCTCAACTCCGACCCGCCCGAGCACACCCGCCTGCGCCGGGTCGTGTCGCAGGCGTTCGCGCCGCGGCGGATCGAGGCGCTGCGTCCCCGGGTGGCCGCGATCGTCGACCAGCTCATCGACAAGATGGTGCCGCGGGGCGAGGCGGACCTGATGCGGGAATTCGCCATCCCCCTGCCGATGACCGTCATCTGCGAGCTGCTCGGCGTGCCGCCGGCCGACCACGACCGGGTGCTCGACTGGACCCAGGTCATCCGCACCTCCGGGTCGACCAGCCGGCCGCCGGCCGAGGAGCGGGCCGCGGTGCAGGAGGCCCAGCTCCGGCTGCACGACTACCTGGCCGACCTGGTCCGGGCCAAGCGCGCCGACCCGGCGGACGACATCATCGGCGCGCTGGTGGACGCGGTCGACCGGGACCGGACGCTGTCCGAGGCGGAGCTGGTCACCACCACGTTCCTGCTGCTGTTCGCCGGGCACCAGACCACCGCCGACTTCCTCGGCAACGCGGTGCTGGCCCTGCTCACCCACCCGGAGCAGATGGAGCTGCTGCGCAGCACGCCGCGCCTGCTGCCGACCGCGATCGAGGAGCTGCTGCGCTTCGACGGCCCGCTGCCGGTGGCCAGCCCGCGCATCGCCACCGAGGACGTCGACTACCAGGGGGTACGCATCCCGCGCGGCGCGATCGTCGGGGTGGCGATCAACGCGGCCAACCACGATCCCGCGCACTTCACCGATCCGGACCGGCTCGACCTGCGCCGGGTCCGGGGCCCGCACCTCGGCTTCGGTCACGGCGTGCACTACTGCCTGGGCGTCTCGCTGGCCCGGATGGAGGCGCTGCTCGCGCTCTCCGCCCTGCTGCGCCGGCTGCCCGGGCTCCGGCTCGCCGTGCCGCTCGCCGAGGTGCGCCGGCTGCCCGCCGCCTCGCCCTTCCGCGGCCTGCTGGAACTGCCGGTCGCCTTCACCGTCTAG
- a CDS encoding putative quinol monooxygenase: MRTRQGCEERFEAEWRAAAEEIRTLDGCLHQDLIRDADDPRVYLVISDWADRERLDAFGRSAHRDRLLRVIRELRESAERHTYQVLHSVTGEPGEAR, from the coding sequence ATGCGCACCCGCCAGGGCTGCGAGGAGCGCTTCGAGGCGGAGTGGCGCGCCGCCGCCGAGGAGATCCGCACCCTGGACGGCTGCCTGCACCAGGACCTGATCCGCGACGCCGACGACCCGCGCGTCTACCTGGTGATCAGCGACTGGGCGGACCGGGAACGGCTGGACGCGTTCGGCCGCAGCGCGCACCGCGACCGGCTGCTGCGGGTGATCCGGGAGCTGCGCGAGTCCGCGGAGCGACACACCTACCAGGTGCTGCACAGCGTGACAGGCGAACCGGGGGAGGCCCGATGA
- a CDS encoding FAD-dependent oxidoreductase encodes MLRLRARPGCEPAVGPAWEMIAGQLSALPGSLRHELLRDALDPYGFVVVTEWADEESLRAYRDGPVAARLADLLRPLTEPADPPDYPPMAETEEGTGPVYVDVELTVPGSRLAEFHHGYPEVVRRMAAVPGYRREQLLREPGSDVHHIFAEWDGAAEFLDWIADPAHASAQAGPIAPFLLDIRRRLFHVAPDADGRRSHITGREADVQRTTDVLVVGAGPTGLTAAVELARRGVDCLVIDKRATPAGQADKAIGVHCRTMEIWEEQGVVREAMDAGIWLTGNMVFVNGEQTHRMSWELPGLPYDHLGLPQYETERILTARLATLGVRPRLGAELVDFTQDADGVTATVRTADGTVETVRAAYLVGCDGAHSRVRDRLGLTFTGGLGRFPQLFMLVDVDVDWDMPDGHLLRFLHTTDGRMDGMLVCVPLRGEHRYRIATLAPPRFFARTGGQDAPPGFSEELGEPTLDDVQAALDRLAPPGTRATNLRWSSVFRISHGIVDRYRHGRVFVAGDAAHLHPPAGGQGMNTGIQDAWNLAWKLALAVRGQAAPGLLDSYEAERRPEGEEIVGRAVRMAGTEELDRADLERQFLQEMSLLLSYAGSPLVGETVSDPAALGDAPRPGDRAPDVEGLRRRGVGHPLRLRDLTHGTRHTLLLYADATADPGELAGFAALCADARRQAGGELDAYLLLDPDADEPRLADPPVLRDADRRFRAGYGLAGTGLYLIRPDGHVGFRGAPVDADALRKHLHLIFGGER; translated from the coding sequence ATGCTCCGGCTGCGTGCGCGTCCGGGATGCGAGCCCGCGGTGGGACCGGCCTGGGAGATGATCGCCGGGCAGCTCAGCGCGCTTCCCGGCAGCCTGCGGCACGAGTTGCTGCGCGACGCGCTGGACCCGTACGGCTTCGTCGTGGTCACCGAGTGGGCCGACGAGGAGTCCCTGCGCGCCTACCGGGACGGGCCGGTGGCGGCCCGGCTGGCCGACCTGCTCCGGCCGCTGACCGAGCCGGCCGACCCGCCCGACTATCCGCCGATGGCCGAGACCGAGGAGGGGACCGGCCCGGTCTACGTGGACGTGGAGCTGACCGTGCCCGGCTCCCGCCTCGCCGAGTTCCACCACGGCTACCCCGAGGTGGTACGCCGGATGGCCGCCGTGCCCGGCTACCGGCGTGAGCAACTGCTCCGCGAACCCGGCTCGGACGTGCACCACATCTTCGCCGAGTGGGACGGCGCGGCGGAGTTCCTCGACTGGATCGCCGATCCCGCCCACGCCTCGGCGCAGGCCGGGCCGATCGCGCCGTTCCTCCTCGACATCCGCCGCCGCCTGTTCCACGTCGCGCCCGACGCCGACGGCCGGCGGTCCCACATCACCGGCAGGGAGGCCGACGTGCAGAGGACAACGGACGTACTTGTCGTCGGGGCGGGCCCCACCGGGCTGACCGCCGCCGTCGAGCTGGCCCGGCGCGGCGTCGACTGCCTGGTGATCGACAAACGGGCGACCCCGGCCGGGCAGGCCGACAAGGCGATCGGCGTGCACTGCCGGACCATGGAGATCTGGGAGGAGCAGGGTGTCGTCCGGGAGGCGATGGACGCCGGCATCTGGCTCACCGGCAACATGGTCTTCGTCAACGGTGAGCAGACCCACCGGATGAGCTGGGAGCTGCCCGGCCTGCCCTACGACCACCTCGGCCTGCCCCAGTACGAGACCGAACGCATCCTCACCGCCCGGCTGGCCACGCTCGGGGTGCGCCCCCGGCTCGGCGCCGAGCTGGTCGACTTCACCCAGGACGCGGACGGCGTGACCGCCACCGTGCGCACCGCCGACGGCACCGTCGAGACGGTACGCGCGGCGTACCTGGTCGGCTGCGACGGCGCGCACAGCCGGGTGCGGGACCGCCTCGGTCTCACCTTCACCGGCGGGCTGGGCCGCTTCCCGCAGCTCTTCATGCTCGTCGACGTGGACGTGGACTGGGACATGCCGGACGGGCACCTGCTGCGCTTCCTGCACACCACCGACGGGCGGATGGACGGGATGCTGGTCTGCGTCCCGCTGCGCGGCGAGCATCGCTACCGCATCGCCACCCTGGCCCCACCCCGGTTCTTCGCGCGGACCGGCGGGCAGGACGCCCCGCCCGGGTTCAGCGAGGAACTCGGCGAGCCGACCCTCGACGACGTGCAGGCCGCCCTCGACCGTCTCGCCCCGCCCGGCACCCGGGCGACGAACCTGCGCTGGTCGTCGGTGTTCCGGATCAGCCACGGCATCGTCGACCGCTACCGTCACGGCCGGGTCTTCGTCGCCGGCGACGCCGCCCACCTGCACCCGCCGGCCGGCGGCCAGGGCATGAACACCGGCATCCAGGACGCCTGGAACCTGGCCTGGAAGCTGGCCCTGGCGGTACGCGGGCAGGCCGCACCCGGCCTGCTGGACAGCTACGAGGCGGAGCGGCGCCCGGAGGGCGAGGAGATCGTCGGCCGCGCGGTGCGGATGGCCGGCACCGAGGAACTGGACCGGGCCGACCTGGAACGGCAGTTCCTCCAGGAGATGTCGCTGCTGCTCAGCTACGCCGGCAGCCCGCTGGTCGGGGAGACCGTCTCCGACCCGGCCGCGCTCGGCGACGCGCCCCGCCCCGGCGACCGCGCGCCGGACGTCGAGGGCCTGCGTCGCCGTGGTGTCGGGCACCCGCTGCGGCTGCGGGACCTGACCCACGGCACCCGGCACACGCTGCTGCTCTACGCCGACGCCACGGCCGACCCGGGGGAGCTGGCCGGGTTCGCCGCCCTCTGCGCCGACGCGCGGCGGCAGGCCGGCGGCGAGCTCGACGCGTACCTGCTGCTCGATCCGGACGCCGACGAGCCGCGCCTGGCCGACCCGCCGGTGCTGCGCGACGCCGACCGGCGGTTCCGCGCCGGGTACGGCCTGGCCGGCACCGGCCTCTACCTGATCCGCCCGGACGGGCACGTCGGGTTCCGCGGCGCCCCGGTCGACGCGGACGCGCTGCGCAAGCACCTGCACCTGATCTTCGGCGGCGAGCGGTGA
- a CDS encoding TcmI family type II polyketide cyclase: MVFRNVIVCHMVPGSEEIVGNVFGHYDQITRPQDLGVIGRYLLSHHDLYLHVIEREQDPRISGQTRGLPAFQKIAEEIGPYVTPYPRYWKNPSDSVAKEFYHWAPDGEPPADTTLTVIVGRIKPGAEPDVARVFGESDAGSLPRDLGVTGRWLYSIDDVYVHLLEQESSAAEATRNQHAEKPAFGKVMQDLGPYVEPYRPDLSHGPQDQVATVFYRWRAQD; encoded by the coding sequence ATGGTCTTCCGGAACGTGATCGTCTGCCACATGGTCCCCGGCAGCGAGGAGATCGTCGGGAACGTCTTCGGTCACTACGACCAGATCACCCGGCCCCAGGACCTCGGGGTCATCGGCCGGTACCTGCTGTCGCACCACGACCTCTACCTGCACGTGATCGAACGGGAGCAGGACCCGAGGATCTCCGGGCAGACCCGCGGGCTGCCGGCCTTCCAGAAGATCGCCGAGGAGATCGGCCCGTACGTGACGCCGTACCCGCGCTACTGGAAGAACCCGTCGGACTCGGTGGCCAAGGAGTTCTACCACTGGGCCCCGGACGGCGAGCCGCCCGCGGACACCACGCTGACCGTGATCGTGGGGCGGATCAAGCCGGGCGCCGAACCGGACGTGGCCCGGGTGTTCGGCGAGTCCGACGCCGGGTCGCTCCCGAGGGACCTGGGTGTCACCGGGCGCTGGCTCTACTCGATCGACGACGTCTACGTGCACCTGCTGGAGCAGGAGTCGTCGGCCGCCGAGGCGACCCGGAACCAGCACGCCGAGAAACCGGCCTTCGGCAAGGTGATGCAGGACCTGGGCCCGTACGTCGAGCCGTACCGGCCGGACCTCAGCCACGGCCCGCAGGACCAGGTGGCGACCGTCTTCTACCGCTGGCGCGCGCAGGACTGA